One window of Cydia pomonella isolate Wapato2018A chromosome 5, ilCydPomo1, whole genome shotgun sequence genomic DNA carries:
- the LOC133518247 gene encoding lymphocyte antigen 75-like: protein MRCYLEGGTLASPTTIGMAQVMSAMMAEHNLTRSIFTGINSILTAKNFKSLDGVLVSNIPLPWADGQPDDANSDEDCLVLTSAGELADISCESLLPYFCRKENKCGAKDNGDCLSGYEWEPRTGSCYKFHRTATTWCKALATCHAEGGRLAIINNPTESAALKETIPKNKIIGAYDVDYAFIGFKQYYDDEWATINGPLLLPLKCFFLLTGDTLAKAGFEKWSNGEPNNPGTECCGSIYRNGLLNDAQCELEFPFICEFTP from the exons ATGCGCTGCTACCTCGAAG GTGGGACGTTGGCTTCACCGACGACCATCGGCATGGCACAGGTGATGTCAGCCATGATGGCCGAACACAATCTGACGCGCAGCATCTTTACCGGGATAAACTCCATCTTGACCGCGAAAAACTTCAAGTCTCTTGACG GAGTGCTGGTCTCCAATATCCCTCTACCCTGGGCTGACGGTCAGCCGGACGACGCGAACTCGGACGAGGACTGCTTGGTGCTGACGAGCGCGGGCGAGCTGGCTGACATCAGTTGCGAGAGCTTGCTGCCATACTTCTGCCGCAAGGAGAACAAATGCGGTGCCAAGGACAATGGTGACtgtt TGTCAGGGTACGAGTGGGAGCCCCGCACGGGGAGCTGCTACAAGTTCCACCGGACTGCAACGACCTGGTGTAAGGCCCTGGCCACGTGCCACGCCGAGGGCGGACGTCTGGCCATCATCAACAATCCGACTGAGTCCGCTGCGCTTAAGGAAACCATTCCAAAGAATAAGATTATTGGGGCGTATGATGTAGATTATGCCTTTATTGGATTCaaacaatattatgatgacgaATGGGCTACAATTAATG gaccactcctgttgcctcttaaatgTTTCTTTCTATTGACAGGTGACACTCTCGCCAAAGCAGGTTTCGAAAAGTGGTCAAACGGCGAGCCGAACAACCCAGGAACTGAGTGCTGTGGCTCCATCTACCGAAACGGATTGCTCAACGACGCCCAATGCGAACTAGAATTTCCATTTATTTGCGAGTTTACGCCTTAA